In Octopus bimaculoides isolate UCB-OBI-ISO-001 chromosome 28, ASM119413v2, whole genome shotgun sequence, the following are encoded in one genomic region:
- the LOC128251107 gene encoding zinc finger protein 62-like, giving the protein MENVNHSDTCKTTVFKNGDAVRMTDRDEKAEDKSVPEYEDEVFSQKEIHKKKKRLSCEICGKCFPADSHLKRHKRIHTGEKPFSCEICGKSFVCSSGLTRHIVVHTGERRFHCEICGKCFTSNNILKVHKRIHTGERPFHCEICGESFRTSGILAVHVSVHTGERRFSCDICGKCFASNSYLQTHKRTHTGEKPFHCEICGKCFASNSYLQMHKKIHLEEKLFHCDICGKYYASNNHLQAHKRIHTREKPFHCEICGKCFTSNYHLQMHKGIHTGEKPFHCEICGKFFTHNSNLKRHEGIHTGEKLFHCEICGECFNWNSNLNEHKRIHTGEKPFSCEICGKFFTRSRDLKRHKRTHTGEKPFHCEICGKCFIANYLLQTHKRTHTGEKPFHCEICGKCFTSSSNLQTHKRTHTGEKPFNCEICGKCFTYSSVLKTHKRIHREEKPFNCEICGKCFTSNDYLQTHKRTHTGKKSFHCEICGKCFTSNIVLKTHKRIHTGEKPFHCGICGKCFTYSSVLKTHKRIHTGEKPYHCDICGTCFTCNSILKTHKRIHTGEKPFHCEICGESFRTSGILRAHKTVHTGERRFNCEICGKSFNSNDYLQTHKRIHTREKPFHCNVCGISFASSGVLTKHATVHT; this is encoded by the coding sequence ATGGAGAACGTTAATCACTCGGACACTTGTAAGACGACTGTTTTTAAGAATGGAGATGCAGTTAGAATGACAGACAGAGATGAGAAAGCTGAAGACAAAAGTGTTCCTGAATATGAAGATGAAGTCTTCTCGCaaaaagaaatacacaagaagaaaaaacggctcagttgtgaaatatgtgggaaatgttttcCCGCTGATAGCCATTTAAAGagacataaaagaatacatacaggagaaaaacccttcagctgtgaaatatgtggtaaatcatttgttTGTAGTAGTGGATTAACACGACACATAGTTGTACACACTGGTGAAAGACgtttccattgtgaaatatgtgggaaatgttttacctctaataatattttaaaggtacataaaagaatacatacaggagaaagacccttccactgtgaaatatgtggggaaTCATTTCGTACTAGTGGTATATTAGCAGTACACGTATCTGTACACACTGGAGAAAGGCGTTTCAGTTGTGACATTTGTGGGAAATGTTTTGCCTCTAATAGTTATTTACAGACgcataaaagaacacatacaggagaaaaacccttccactgtgaaatatgtgggaaatgttttgcCTCTAATAGTTATTTACAGATGCATAAAAAAATACATCTAGAAGAAAAACTCTTTCACTGTGACATATGTGGGAAATATTATGCCTCTAATAATCATTTACAGGcgcataaaagaatacacacaagagaaaaacccttccactgtgaaatatgtgggaaatgttttacgTCTAATTATCATTTACAGATGCATAAAggaatacatacaggagaaaaacccttccactgtgaaatatgtgggaaattttTTACCCATAACAGTAATTTAAAGAGACATGAAggaatacatacaggagaaaaactcttccactgtgaaatatgtggggaaTGTTTTAATTGGAATAGTAATTTAAAtgaacataaaagaatacatacaggagaaaaacccttcagctgtgaaatatgtgggaaattttTTACCCGCAGTAGGGATTTAAAGAgacataaaagaacacatacaggagaaaaacccttccactgtgaaatatgtgggaaatgttttattGCTAATTATCTTTTACAGAcacataaaagaacacatacaggagaaaaacccttccactgtgaaatatgtgggaaatgttttacctCTAGTAGTAATTTACAGACgcataaaagaacacatacaggagaaaaacccttcaactgtgaaatatgtgggaaatgttttacctATAGTAGTGTTTTAAagacacataaaagaatacatagagAAGAAAAGCCCTtcaactgtgaaatatgtggtaaatGTTTTACCTCTAATGATTATTTACAGACgcataaaagaacacatacaggaAAAAAAtccttccactgtgaaatatgtgggaaatgttttaccagtaatattgttttaaagacacataaaagaatacatacaggagaaaaacccttccactgtggaatatgtgggaaatgttttacctATAGTAGTGTTTTAAagacacataaaagaatacatacaggagagaaaccctaccattgtgatatatgtgggacatgttttacctgtaatagtattttaaagacacataaaagaatacatacaggagaaaaacccttccactgtgaaatatgtggggaaTCATTTCGTACTAGTGGTATATTAAGAGCACACAAAACTGTACACACTGGGGAAAGACGTTtcaattgtgaaatatgtgggaaaagTTTTAACTCTAATGATTATTTACAGacgcataaaagaatacatacaagagaaaaacccttccactgtAACGTATGTGGGATATCATTTGCTTCTTCTGGTGTATTAACAAAACATGCAACTGTACACACT
- the LOC106868527 gene encoding zinc finger protein 91, with translation MENVNHSDTCKTTVFKNGDAVRMTDRDEKAEDKSVPEYRCEIYRKTFSSEDEDFTQKEIHKEEKRFRCEICCKCFSTNATLKTHIRIHTGEKPFHCEICGKCFTCSGNLKGHKRTHTGEKPFHCEICGESFSYSGTLTRHKTVHTGEKRFHCEICGKCFTRRGQIEEHKKIHTGEKPFHCEICGASFRRSGTLTRHKLVHTREKSFPCEICGKCFASNSNLKEHKRIHTGEKPFHCEICGESFRRSSTLRRHKFVHTREKRFPCEICGKCFAFNSDLKEHKRIHTGEKPFHCEICGKCFTSNGNLKGHKRTHTGEKPFHCGICGKCFTSNSHLKGHKRTHTGEEPFRCELCGKSFGSSSILRTHKTLHTEEKRFHCEICGKCFTCSGNLKQHKRIHTGEKPFRCEICGNCFTHNNNLKKHERTHTGEKPFHCEICGKCFTRRGQIEGHKRIHTGEKPFHCEICGESFRRSGTLTRHKLVHTREKRFPCEICGKCFASNSDLKEHKRIHTGEKPFHCEICGESFRTRRILTVHISVHTGERRFSCEICGKCFTTNSNLKQHKTIHTREKPFHCELCGKCFTTNSILKGHKRTHTGEKPFRCGICGKCFTHNSVLKQHERTHTGEKPFRCGICGKCFTHNSVLKQHERIHTGEKPFECEICGKCFTFNCRLQTHKRIHTGEKPFHCEICGASFGSSSILRTHKTVHTGEKRFHCETCGKCFTTNDYLKQHKRTHTGEKPFHCGICGKCFAYNSNLKQHERTHTGEKTLSQ, from the coding sequence ATGGAGAACGTTAATCACTCGGACACTTGTAAGACGACTGTTTTTAAGAATGGAGATGCAGTTCGAATGACAGACAGAGATGAGAAAGCTGAAGACAAAAGTGTTCCTGAATATCGCTGTGAGATTTATAGGAAGACATTCTCTTCAGAAGATGAAGACTTCACGCagaaagaaatacacaaagaagaaaaacGGTTCCGTTGTGAAATATGTTGCAAATGTTTTAGCACGAATGCTACTTTAAAGacacatataagaatacatacaggagaaaaacccttccactgtgaaatatgtgggaaatgttttacctGTAGTGGTAATTTAAAGGgacataaaagaacacatacaggagaaaaacctttccactgtgaaatatgtggggaaTCATTTAGTTATAGTGGTACATTAACAAGACACAAAACTGTGCACACTGGTGAAAAACgttttcattgtgaaatatgtgggaaatgttttaccCGTAGAGGTCAAATAGaggaacataaaaaaatacatacaggagaaaaacccttccactgtgaaatatgtggggcATCATTTCGTCGTAGTGGTACATTAACAAGACACAAACTTGTACATACCAGGGAAAAAAGTTTcccttgtgaaatatgtgggaaatgttttgcCTCTAATAGTAATTTAAAggaacataaaagaatacatacaggagaaaaacccttccactgtgaaatatgcggGGAATCATTTCGTCGTAGTAGTACATTAAGAAGACACAAATTTGTACATACCAGGGAAAAACGTTTcccttgtgaaatatgtgggaaatgttttgcCTTTAATAGTGATTTAAAggaacataaaagaatacatacaggagaaaaaccctttcactgtgaaatatgtgggaaatgttttacctCTAATGGTAATTTAAAGGgacataaaagaacacatacaggagaaaaacccttccactgtggaatatgtgggaaatgttttacctCTAATAGTCATTTAAAGGGACACAAAAGAACACATACAGGAGAAGAACCCTTCCGTTGTGAATTATGTGGGAAATCATTTGGTTCTAGTAGTATattaagaacacacaaaactcTACACACTGAGGAAAAACgtttccattgtgaaatatgtgggaaatgttttacctGTAGTGGTAATTTAAAGcaacataaaagaatacatacaggagaaaaacccttccgctgtgaaatatgtgggaattGTTTTacccataataataatttaaagaaacatgaaagaacacatacaggagaaaaacccttccactgtgaaatatgtgggaaatgttttaccCGTAGAGGTCAAATAGAGggacataaaagaatacatacaggagaaaaacccttccactgtgaaatatgtggagaaTCGTTTCGTCGTAGTGGTACATTAACAAGACACAAACTTGTACATACCAGGGAAAAACGTTTcccttgtgaaatatgtgggaaatgttttgcTTCTAATAGTGATTTAAAggaacataaaagaatacatacaggagaaaaacccttccactgtgaaatatgtggggaaTCATTTCGTACTCGTCGTATATTGACAGTACACATATCTGTACACACTGGAGAAAGACGTTTcagttgtgaaatatgtgggaaatgttttaccACTAATAGTAATTTAAAGCAacataaaacaatacacacaagagaaaaacccttccactgtgaaTTATGTGGTAAATGTTTTACCACTAATAGTATTTTAAAGGgacataaaagaacacatacaggagaaaaaccgttCCGCTGTGgaatatgtgggaaatgttttaccCATAATAGTGTTTTAAAGCAACATGAAagaacacatacaggagaaaaaccgttCCGCTGTGgaatatgtgggaaatgttttaccCATAATAGTGTTTTAAAGCAAcatgaaagaatacatacaggagaaaaacccttcgagtgtgaaatatgtgggaaatgttttacctTTAATTGTCGTTTACagacacataaaagaatacatacaggtgaaaaacccttccactgtgaaatatgtggggcATCATTTGGTTCTAGTAGTATattaagaacacacaaaactgTACACACTGGGGAAAAACGTTTCCATTGTGAAAcatgtgggaaatgttttacgACTAATGATTATTTAAAGcaacataaaagaacacatacaggagaaaaacccttccactgtggaatatgtgggaaatgttttgcCTATAATAGTAATTTAAAGCAACATGAAagaacacatacaggagaaaaaacCCTTTCACAGTGA